The Drosophila mauritiana strain mau12 chromosome 2R, ASM438214v1, whole genome shotgun sequence genome has a segment encoding these proteins:
- the LOC117135905 gene encoding shugoshin — MGSKVEQQYKLLNAELMDQVQKQRLEIGEYRKRVISLEREIMDIREEHVLQNHRQRMENISIVRSLMLSLNVDSDSLAVRQEPAQAAQINRPSGPRRSSREICKDMRRTCVLARTTRPISPRRSSSVTSTVSSSSRRSSAEVQSEVVATRMPEDRRADKPTPPPRRPAELVFDEDDSDDDFDEAVSPVEETQTEQNEENNRLFSIIEENGSEGESADSSSSCEAIYCDTTVESSPPNAQVTVTPSGRALREVDTNVPVAVSLSRGKESAKGSWLAISVAVEDSPQEPSIQCPRLAVTRPSQSSGIFPDVNGLTPRRSLFNGIGKLAGSTSTPKSFLVEEMPSMRTRSRTTANKKSENTDMSSSFCNNSARPSRSCRPTSLVEPSLKNKMRNGSKGKAKAKK; from the exons ATGGGATCTAAAGTGGAGCAGCAGTACAAGCTGCTGAATGCGGAGCTAATGGACCAGGTGCAGAAGCAGCGCTTGGAGATCGGCGAGTACAGGAAGCGGGTGATATCGTTGGAGCGCGAGATCATGGACATTCGGGAGGAGCACGTCCTGCAAAACCATCGCCAGCGCATGGAGAACATCAGTATCGTACGCAGCCTGATGCTGAGCCTGAACGTGGACTCTGATTCCCTGGCGGTGCGTCAAGAGCCCGCTCAGGCAGCTCAGATAAACAGACCAAGCGGCCCGCGTCGCAGCTCCAGGGAAATCTGCAAGGACATGCGACGGACGTGTGTGTTGGCCCGCACCACCAGACCCATCTCGCCAAGAAGATCTTCCTCAGTGACCAGTACGGTTTCGTCCTCTAGTCGCCGCTCCAGCGCAGAAGTGCAGTCCGAGGTGGTGGCCACTAGGATGCCAGAGGATAGGAGAGCCGACAAG CCTACACCACCGCCACGAAGACCAGCGGAATTAGTGTTTGATGAGGACGACTCGGACGATGATTTCGACGAAGCCGTAAGCCCCGTGGAGGAGACACAGACTGAGCAAAATGAGGAGAACAATCGTCTGTTTAGCATTATAGAGGAAAATGGCAGTGAAGGGGAGTCCGCAGACTCGTCATCATCATGCGAAGCCATCTACTGCGACACAACGGTTGAAAGTAGTCCGCCAAACGCCCAAGTCACCGTCACGCCCAGTGGTCGGGCTCTCCGGGAAGTGGATACCAATGTCCCAGTAGCAGTGTCCCTCAGTCGGGGAAAAGAGTCCGCGAAGGGATCATGGTTGGCAATTTCCGTCGCTGTGGAAGATTCTCCACAGGAGCCAAGCATACAGTGCCCGCGACTGGCAGTCACCAGGCCTAGTCAATCGTCTGGAATCTTTCCTGATGTCAACGGTCTAACGCCGCGAAGAAGCCTGTTCAACGGTATAGGCAAATTGGCCGGGAGCACCAGCACTCCGAAATCCTTTCTCGTCGAGGAAATGCCATCTATGAGAACTAGAAGCCGAACTACCGCTAATAAGAAATCAGAAAATACGGATATGTCCAGTTCCTTTTGCAACAACAGCGCAAGGCCGAGTAGAAGCTGCAGGCCCACCAGTTTGGTGGAGCCAAGTCTGAAGAACAAGATGCGCAATGGCTCGAAAGGCaaggccaaggccaaaaagtag
- the LOC117137728 gene encoding cuticle protein 16.5, translating to MHTSTYSCNSPSKPSDSLSSASMKLLILTSLLAVATAAPGLLDYGHSAPDYSYAHAAPAITYAAAAPVIKSYAAPAITYAAPAPVIKSYASPAISYAHAAPAISYAAPTVVKSYAAPVAVKVAAPATSYSHFSSVVSHATPIVKSYAAPAIAYAAPAPVIKSYAAPAISYAHAAPAISYAAPTVVKSYAAPAISYAAPALVKSYAAPALSLGGYGYH from the exons ATGCACACGTCCACTTACAGTTGCAATTCTCCCTCCAAGCCAAGTGATTCGTTATCCAGCGCTAGCATGAAACTTCTG ATCCTCACCTCTCTGCTGGCTGTGGCCACTGCTGCTCCTGGACTCCTTGATTATGGACACTCGGCTCCGGACTACAGCTACGCCCATGCTGCTCCTGCCATAACATatgcagctgcagctccagTCATCAAATCCTACGCTGCCCCAGCCATCACCTATGCGGCTCCAGCTCCGGTAATCAAGTCCTACGCCTCCCCAGCCATCAGCTACGCCCATGCCGCTCCTGCCATCAGCTACGCCGCGCCCACAGTGGTCAAGTCCTATGCTGCTCCTGTGGCGGTCAAGGTGGCAGCCCCCGCCACCAGCTACTCGCACTTCAGCTCG GTTGTTTCCCATGCCACGCCCATTGTTAAGTCGTACGCTGCACCCGCCATCGCCTATGCTGCTCCAGCTCCGGTGATCAAGTCCTATGCCGCCCCAGCAATTAGCTACGCCCATGCCGCTCCAGCCATCAGCTACGCTGCTCCCACGGTGGTCAAGTCATATGCGGCTCCAGCCATCAGCTACGCAGCTCCTGCCCTGGTGAAGTCATACGCTGCACCGGCCCTGTCCCTGGGTGGATACGGTTACCACTAA
- the LOC117135903 gene encoding golgin subfamily A member 2: protein MPDDTQDAKAQKLAAARKKLKEYQQRASNNNGQPGTEETVSATTQSHSSTVSISSNLSERSDSEINVNGGGAGGTQPPEQSVLPTPASYFAQNESEHNGGLADASSLQAIQVIIAEKAQLNAELTKVRLSCRERELELEELRTLKDQNQLRLEQLQQHCQDQQSTGEQQRQQYAQLQAQLLQSQAQIKDQQSHLNELEAQLKQSNQRHEELQQQLSQKSNELEMAQLKLRQLSDESSVTTDNRVESLVQTQYMYEQQIRDLQAMVGQLTQDKEQAAGQYQNYVQHQSGEIAKLNERNTELSEELNSLRERESQLVEHVGALERDIQKNISLQAQFKEASQVQPSNEETSEQKALKDELAVLKERIENFEFERHEFQLKIKSQDDQLQLKDSALDDLEKQLERLQSEQPDQSKLLATMESDKVAASRALTQNVEMKNQLDELQQRFVQLTNDKAELVIRLDSEEFANREIRQNYNSMEQRLHANEERFKFKDEEMIRLSHENVELQRQQLMLQQQLDRLRHYEAKAYHASEENEKGNGADAPENEAEEAKEVGLLHNHSHDHSHEHSDGHCHDNDHDHSHDHSHHNTDDHGHPHDHPHDHPHDHTHDHSHSHPHDHQHDHPHDHGQNHDRRQAAETLPTAEAVERLQSRFTTLISQVADLTEEKHSLEHLVLQLQSETETIGEYIALYQTQRRMLKQREYEKAAQMRLLQAEREQLREKIEALNKLVVSLGVELPADAAQAKQPEAAASTEHTPSEGENSQQIINKIQDIISEIKENTEQPSHNHAGDHLNCCLGKFEVV, encoded by the exons ATGCCCGATGACACGCAGGATGCTAAGGCTCAGAAGTTGGCCGCAGCAAGGAAAAAG CTGAAGGAGTACCAGCAGCgcgccagcaacaacaatgggcaGCCTGGAACTGAGGAGACGGTGTCCGCCACCACGCAATCGCACTCGTCCACTGTGAGCATATCCAGCAATCTGTCGGAACGCTCGGACAGCGAGATAAATGTGaacggaggaggagcaggtggGACTCAGCCGCCGGAGCAGTCTGTCCTGCCCACACCCGCTTCTTATTTTGCCCAAAACGAGTCGGAACACAATGGCGGACTGGCAGATGCCTCTAGCTTGCAGGCCATCCAGGTGATCATCGCTGAAAAGGCCCAGCTCAATGCGGAGCTGACCAAGGTTCGCCTGTCTTGCCGGGAACGTGAGCTAGAGCTGGAGGAGCTTCGCACCCTTAAGGATCAGAATCAATTGCGTCTGGAGCAGCTACAACAGCACTGCCAGGATCAACAGTCGACCGGCGagcagcagcgacagcagtacGCGCAACTCCAGGCACAACTGCTACAATCGCAAGCACAAATCAAGGACCAACAGTCGCATCTCAACGAACTGGAGGCCCAGCTGAAGCAGAGCAACCAGCGGCACGAGGAACTGCAGCAACAGCTTTCCCAAAAATCGAACGAACTCGAGATGGCCCAGCTGAAGCTGCGGCAGCTCTCAGACGAGTCTAGCGTCACCACAGACAACCGAGTGGAGTCGCTGGTGCAAACACAATACATGTACGAGCAACAAATACGCGACCTCCAAGCGATGGTGGGTCAACTAACGCAGGACAAGGAGCAGGCAGCTGGTCAGTATCAAAACTATGTGCAGCATCAGAGCGGCGAAATCGCCAAGCTCAACGAACGAAACACGGAACTCTCAGAGGAACTGAACTCACTAAGGGAGCGGGAAAGCCAGCTGGTGGAGCACGTGGGCGCCCTGGAGCGGGACATACAAAAGAATATCAGCCTGCAGGCCCAATTTAAAGAGGCCAGTCAGGTGCAGCCATCCAACGAAGAAACCAGCGAGCAG AAAGCCTTGAAAGATGAACTGGCTGTCTTGAAAGAGCGGATCGAAAACTTCGAGTTTGAGCGCCACGAATTCCAGCTGAAGATCAAGTCGCAGGACGATCAGCTGCAGCTAAAGGACTCGGCTTTAGACGATTTGGAAAAGCAACTCGAACGCTTGCAATCTGAGCAGCCCGATCAGTCCAAGCTGTTGGCCACCATGGAGTCGGACAAAGTGGCCGCATCGCGTGCCCTGACCCAGAACGTAGAGATGAAAAACCAGTTGGACGAACTGCAGCAACGATTTGTCCAGTTGACAAACGACAAAGCCGAGCTGGTCATCCGCTTGGATTCAGAAGAGTTTGCCAACCGAGAAATCCGCCAGAACTACAACAGCATGGAGCAAAGGCTACACGCAAATGAGGAGCGCTTTAAGTTTAAGGATGAGGAAATGATTAGACTATCGCACGAGAACGTGGAACTACAACGTCAGCAGTTAATgttgcaacagcagctggatcGTCTCCGGCATTATGAG GCCAAAGCGTATCACGCCAGTGAGGAAAACGAAAAAGGGAATGGAGCAGATGCACCAGAAAACGAAGCGGAGGAAGCGAAGGAAGTTGGTCTTTTGCATAATCATTCGCACGATCACTCTCATGAGCATTCCGACGGCCATTGTCATGATAATGACCACGATCATTCCCATGATCATAGCCATCATAATACTGATGATCATGGTCATCCACATGATCATCCGCATGATCATCCACACGATCACACACATGATCATTCACATAGCCATCCACACGATCATCAGCATGATCATCCACATGATCACGGCCAGAACCACGACCGCAGACAAGCAGCTGAAACGCTGCCCACCGCAGAGGCCGTGGAACGCTTGCAATCGCGTTTCACCACACTGATCAGCCAGGTCGCCGACTTGACGGAGGAGAAGCACAGCCTGGAGCATCTGGTGCTCCAGCTGCAGAGCGAAACCGAAACGATTGGGGAGTACATTGCCCTCTATCAAACGCAGCGACGCATGCTAAAGCAGCGTGAGTACGAGAAGGCCGCCCAAATGCGTCTCCTGCAAGCGGAGCGAGAGCAGCTGCGCGAGAAGATTGAGGCACTGAACAAGCTGGTGGTCAGTTTGGGCGTGGAGCTACCCGCAGATGCCGCCCAGGCAAAGCAACCAGAAGCGGCCGCAAGTACCGAACACACTCCTAGCGAAGGTGAAAACTCGCAACAGATCATCAACAAGATACAGGACATTATCAGCGAGATCAAGGAGAACACGGAGCAGCCGAGCCACAACCATGCAGGCGACCATCTCAACTGTTGTCTGGGCAAGTTCGAGGTAGTCTAA
- the LOC117137727 gene encoding acetylcholine receptor subunit beta produces the protein MNNLIKGSLATYCCLCLLLVLNDPAESAQLSTRFNVSFAQLDSCETYSVSNTGYGYRRFYMLRELSNNNRKAGERLHLKFYVLTAMDAHILLSVTNHPRPNDRVYEIVIGAGGNTFSAIRNAMGMRRVATSQEPNLVSLYDPTPIEIVQNQNGELFVYIPGFKKEPLLHFIDEAPLVINYLSFSSFGSNTARWFFDCGFDGYGSEIAPIVKEETKTEKLLSQLNIQAENASMPANLSSISFHFQTRSLAYEQTSSLLQTRMHMMMHWRDSRLGWKPEDFGSLESFEHPDLRIWKPRMNVLNGALQSVGQVLQSYELMVYANGSITLYAQNLQLASWCVDSARNWPSERVTCDIELGLIGQEGQENVALIYDDQRKPIAPNEHVNTPSGWSFTQMSVVLVENDSQRRYSPKGMMQKMTGDVAIEFTLQRNRNFYMTVFYLPLIACQMFVILSFVLRSTRRSSLILIALLIAAWGLMYMTRHASPHYVPPMMTAYKVIMMATTYCYILHICIIWLDLYPPRSKAPGWLVTLINSNVLRCVLGLRFSDSSDYCDIQENPWHHMAKMLNNLSSVVTIITFAIVDITSGF, from the exons ATGAACAACCTTATCAAGGGCTCCTTGGCGACATACTGCTGCCTGTGCCTGCTACTGGTACTGAATGACCCAGCGGAATCGGCACAACTGTCAACCAGATTCAACGTGAGCTTCGCCCAGCTGGATTCCTGCGAAACTTACTCGGTGTCGAATACGGGCTATGGCTACCGGAGGTTCTACATGTTGCGCGAGctgagcaacaacaacaggaagGCCGGAGAGCGACTGCACTTGAAATTCTACGTCCTGACCGCCATGGATGCGCACATCCTACTCTCGGTGACGAATCACCCGCGCCCAAATGATCGCGTTTACGAGATCG TGATAGGCGCCGGCGGAAATACGTTTTCCGCAATCCGGAATGCCATGGGAATGAGGCGGGTGGCCACGAGTCAAGAGCCGAACTTGGTATCGCTGTACGACCCGACGCCAATTGAGATTGTCCAAAACCAGA ATGGCGAGCTGTTTGTTTACATACCCGGCTTCAAGAAGGAGCCCCTGCTCCACTTCATCGATGAAGCACCGCTGGTCATCAACTATCTGAGTTTCAGCTCCTTTGGGTCCAATACGGCGCGGTGGTTCTTCGATTGTGGCTTCGATGGTTATG GGTCGGAAATTGCACCGATAGTGAAGGAGGAAACGAAAACGGAAAAACTGCTAAGCCAGCTGAATATCCAGGCGGAAAATGCCAGCATGCCGGCCAATCTCAGCTCCATATCGTTCCACTTTCAAACGCGATCCCTCGCCTACGAGCAAACTAGTTCCTTGCTTCAGACCCGCATGCACATGATGATG CACTGGAGGGACAGTCGACTTGGCTGGAAACCCGAGGATTTTGGCTCTCTGGAATCCTTCGAGCATCCTGACCTTCGTATATGGAAGCCGCGCATGAACGTCCTCAACGGTGCCCTGCAATCCGTGGGTCAGGTCCTCCAATCCTACGAGCTGATGGTCTACGCCAACGGAAGCATCACCCTGTACGCTCAAAACCTCCAGCTGGCCAGTTGGTGTGTGGACAGTGCTCGAAACTGGCCAAGCGAGCGGGTGACTTGCGACATCGAGCTGGGCCTCATTGGCCAGGAGGGGCAGGAGAATGTGGCGCTAATCTACGATGATCAGCGCAAGCCGATTGCGCCCAATGAGCACGTGAACACGCCATCCGGCTGGTCGTTCACGCAAATGTCCGTGGTGCTGGTGGAGAACGACTCGCAGAGGCGGTACAGCCCCAAGGGAATGATGCAGAAAATGACCGGCGATGTGGCCATTGAGTTCACGCTGCAAAGGAATCGGAACTTCTACATGACCGTCTTCTATTTGCCGTTGATTG CCTGCCAGATGTTCGTGATTTTGTCCTTTGTACTGCGTTCTACTCGTAGGAGTTCCCTCATCCTCATCGCCTTGTTGATTGCCGCCTGGGGTTTAATGTACATGACCCGCCACGCCTCCCCGCACTATGTGCCGCCCATGA TGACTGCTTATAAAGTCATCATGATGGCCACCACCTATTGCTACATTCTGCACATCTGCATCATATGGCTGGATCTATATCCACCCAGATCGAAGGCTCCTGGCTGGCTGGTTACGTTGATTAACTCCAACGTTCTGCGATGTGTTCTCGGATTGAGATTTTCGGAT TCTAGCGACTATTGCGACATTCAGGAGAATCCCTGGCACCATATGGCCAAGATGCTGAACAACCTGAGTTCAGTCGTGACCATTATAACCTTTGCCATCGTAGATATTACGAGTGGGTTTTGA